The DNA segment GGCCGCGACACCGCCGCCGGACAGATAGAGGGCGCGATAGCCGGTGCGCTCGGCCATGCGGGCGTGATAGGCGTTGATGGCGCCGACGACCTGCAAGGGGCGTTCTTCCTGGACCGCGAGGCGCAGCTTGGCGCCGGGTGTCATGGCTTGGGTCATGGTCTGTGCTCGTCTCGGTTGGTGGAGCCGGATGGACTCGGATCTGGTCAGTTGGAGGCCGACGATGGCGTCGTGGACGGTTGGCGCGAACAGCGAACCCGTGGCCCATTGATCGCCGACGGCGGGTGGCCGGCCGTGCTCAGGGCCAGTTGTTGCTCGGTGGCCTGACGCGAGGCGCGGATATGGCGGCGCATCAGCCACTCGGCCAGCTCGCCGTCGCGTGCGGCGATGGCCTCGACGATCAATTCATGCTCGCGCAGGGCCTCGCGGGTGCGATGACTCTTCATGCCGAACTGGCAGCGGTACAGGCGCGTGAGGTGATAGAGATCGTTGCACAGGATCTCGATCAGACGGCGGTTGCCGCTGCCACGGGCGATGCGGAAATGGAAGTCGAGATCGCCTTCCTGCTGGAAGTAGCTCTGCCAGTCCTCGTGCGCGAGTTCCCGGCGGTGGCGTTCGAGCAGAGCCTTGAGTTCCGCGATGCCGGCGTCCGACATGCGCTCGGCGGCCAGACGCGCGGCCATGGCTTCCAGTCCCTCGCGCACCAGGTAGATTTCCAGCAACTCGGTGCTGCTGAGCTGGACGACACGGGCGCCGACATTGGCACGCCGTTCGATGAGTTTGATGGCTTCGAGCCGTTGCAGCGCCTCGCGCAGCGATCCGCGGCTGACGCCGTAACGGGCCGCCAGCGCCGGTTCGCTGATCTTGCTGCCCGCCGGGATCTCGCCCTCGACGATGGCCTGACGCAGTTGGTCGAACAGGCGGTCGGCGATGGTGAGCGTGGGGGCGTCTTCGAGGTCCAGGGCCGCGAGTGTCATGGTGAATGTGTCGACAGTCATCGGGTCGGTACGCCGTAAAATAGTCGATTCATCGATAATGTCAAGATGGATTGTCGACAATAAAGACCGAGATTGCTCTGTTTGAGAGCACTCATATCGCCAACGGGAACAGATGCTCACTGTACACAACATCTTCACCGATCTGCCGACACTCGCCGGGGGGAGTTCTTCGAGGAGCTGGCCGCCTGTCGGGGCGTGCGTATCGAGCGCATTCTGAGCAGCGACCGGCCGGAGCCTGTGCTCTACGATCAGGAGCAGGACGAGTGGGTCTGTCTGCTCCAGGGTGAGGCGCGGCTGTGGATCGCCGGTGACGAAGTCGAACTCCGGGCCGGGGATCATTGCCTGATTCCGGCGCATACGCCGCATCGCGTGCTACGCACCTCGCATGAGCCGCCCTGTCTGTGGCTGGCGGTGCATATCCATCCTCGATGAGCGATGACCGTGGCGCCTATCTGGTCCGGCTGATCACTGATCGGTTCGAGGAGCTTGGGTCTGACGTAGAAATCTCGCGTGTAACATGACCAAAAAAGTGCTAGCGTTTTGCTAGCCCATGATCTGGAGACTCGTTGATGCCCACTCTGGTTCTGCGCAATGTCCCGGACGAGCTCTACCGTCAGCTCAAGGACACCGCCAAACGCCATCGCCGCTCGATGACACAGGAGGCGATCCTGTCGCTCCATGCGGGCCTGACCGAAGCGTCCGGGCCGGACACCAAACCCTCGTTCGATGAGACCCTGACTTGGCTTCAACGCGAAGTCTGGTCACTGCCCGTTTTGGATCGCCGTCGCGACGATGACATTCTCGGCTACAACGCGCATGGCCACTGCGATTGATCTGGCTGTCGACACCAGCGCGCTGACGGCGATTCTGCTCGGTGAACCCGAAGCATCGGATCTGCTGAAGACGTTGGTTGCCTCCACCCAGCCGGGTATCTGCGCCCCCAATCGCACCGAGTTCCTGATCGTCATGCAAGCGCGTCTCGGTGATGTGGGCGTCGAACGTGCCCGGACCTTTCTGCAGATGCAGCAAATCCGGACGATCGCCCTCGATGAAGCGCTCGCGGATCGAGCGACGGAGGCTTAACGCACCTTCGGTAAGGGGCGACATCCGGCCGGACTCAACTTCGGGGATTGCTTTTCCTATACCTTGGCCACCAGCGAGCGGGTTCCGCTGCTGTTCAAAGGCGAGGACTTTTCGCAGACCGACGTGAGGTGCGCACTGACGCCGGCCGGGCAATGAACCCATACGGGAGCTGCTCGATGAGCACAGAAGATCGCTTGAATATGGCATTCAGGCAGTTTCTATCGAGCTCCGTCTCGGACGAACTGTTGCGCTTGATCAAGGACTCCATCGGCCCGGAGGATGTCGACACGCTGATGCAGGCGGTTCTCTCGCTGAACGATCCGAGCGAATACTGCAAGCATGATCTGGATAGCGAAAC comes from the Allochromatium tepidum genome and includes:
- a CDS encoding GntR family transcriptional regulator, encoding MTVDTFTMTLAALDLEDAPTLTIADRLFDQLRQAIVEGEIPAGSKISEPALAARYGVSRGSLREALQRLEAIKLIERRANVGARVVQLSSTELLEIYLVREGLEAMAARLAAERMSDAGIAELKALLERHRRELAHEDWQSYFQQEGDLDFHFRIARGSGNRRLIEILCNDLYHLTRLYRCQFGMKSHRTREALREHELIVEAIAARDGELAEWLMRRHIRASRQATEQQLALSTAGHPPSAINGPRVRCSRQPSTTPSSASN
- a CDS encoding cupin domain-containing protein — encoded protein: MRIERILSSDRPEPVLYDQEQDEWVCLLQGEARLWIAGDEVELRAGDHCLIPAHTPHRVLRTSHEPPCLWLAVHIHPR
- a CDS encoding FitA-like ribbon-helix-helix domain-containing protein, whose product is MPTLVLRNVPDELYRQLKDTAKRHRRSMTQEAILSLHAGLTEASGPDTKPSFDETLTWLQREVWSLPVLDRRRDDDILGYNAHGHCD
- a CDS encoding type II toxin-antitoxin system VapC family toxin, encoding MATAIDLAVDTSALTAILLGEPEASDLLKTLVASTQPGICAPNRTEFLIVMQARLGDVGVERARTFLQMQQIRTIALDEALADRATEA